GAGTTTTGAGTTTGCGTTTGGGTTTTGCTCAAGTGGATAGCACGTGTGCCCCAAGTACAAAAGTTtgtacattttgtttgttgttgttgctgttgtgggtATTGATATGCAAATTGGAACTGAaccaatttgaaatgttttggcCTTGAAGTCGACTCGcgtcaaattcaattcaatttgtttgacaGCAAATTTCTGCATAATAATGAGAAAGGTCTTCGCCAGATACATACAGCGCCCCAAAAAATACGGGGCAGATTAACAGTAAAATATGTTAAGAATTTGATAAAGACACGTACTTAGTGTTGTCAAGAGACAAAAGTTTACAAGACTTGGCTAACAGTATTTTAAAACACAGTGGCGCATATGTTAAATGGAATCATGTTGGAATAATAATATCATCAGTGATAAGCAGAAGACCCAACAGAACATTTTctactttttcttttacagttttctttttgtatattgtgaACTAATTTTTGTAGTAGTAAgcgtgtatgtgagtgtgtaaatATGATCAAAATGTATCGATAATTTAAGCACTCATTATTTTAAGTtgccaaaatttgcaataagaGGCTGGTAGCTCACTCAAAAATCCCCAATTCGAAGATAAACGAGCGTCCGTCTGTAACGAACTATCGAGAAGAGATTcccttaaattttaataattttcagtTCATTTTTAGTAActcaaaaacatattttagaTCACTGCTTTTCATTGAAATCTGTTTTACTATATGTCGTCTATTTCAAAAGGATTTTGCAACTCTGTTTCATTTCGTTATGCGCACTGCGCAGTTTGCTTGACTGTTGCAAATTTactgaatgaaatgaaacgaaatcaAATCGCAGTCTATAAAAAAACCGCAGTATAGTCGTAGTATACATAAACTCTaatcataaattaatgaatacaaattgtgtgtgtgcgtatgtgtgagtgagGAGTTAAAACTTacgatttttcatttaaaaattcacCACGCGTAAATTCCGAAAGTCGACGCGATTTGCCTTTCttgctcgtcgtcgtcgttgtttttgttgttgtcgttggtgATGTTGTTGTATTCGTTGTTGTGGATTTCGTGTTTGTTGCTGGATTTTTGCTGTTAGACTTGACTATTGGTGTGGCCGCCGTCGCATCGCAACGGCAACCGGCAACGGCGGCAATTAAATTAACGCACGTATGCGAGCAGGCTGCGGGCAGAGAGCGGCACTTCTCAATGACAGACAATGCAGtggtggttgctgttgctgttgtcgctgccgtTGGACAAGTGCAATGGATGAGCAGTGACTCTGGCTCTGGCGCTTGGCAGGTGCATTTGAGTATCGTTTGATTGGACCAACGACGCAGCGGCTGCTTTGGCACCGGACAATTGTCCAGCGAATGCTTCTTCATCAGCGGCGGCAACTgtcgcatttgttgttgctgctgctgctgttgcaggcATTTGTGCTGCTTGAGGCTGCGTCGTGGACGCGGTGGCGAAGGTGTTGCCGGTGGCGAAATGGCCACAGACATGGAGATGGCATCCAAGGAATTGGATTTCATTAAACCCTTTTGGCAATCGGCATCGCTGCTCGaattgctgctggtgctgcccTCGCGTCGTTGCTGGGCAATGATGCGGGTGTAGAGCTCCTCGGAGTCGAGAGGCAACAGCAGATTGCTAACGCCAACACGTCGCTTGGCCTGACTGCGTTTGgtctgatgttgctgttgctgctgctgttgttgctcattGTTAGCTGTTGTTGACTCCTGTGTAGCATGGTTGTTGCTTGATTTACTGTAGCTAAGAATGTTGGACAAACGTCGCAttttgctgcatttgctggcttgttgtggttgctccacggcagcaacagttgttgcAGGTGTCACAGCCGGAATGGCATgcaacatgttgttgttgtccgtgagctgttgttgctcatcCACATGGCTGACCACGAAACGCGTCGTGGTTGCCGCCACAGCAACTGGTTTGCTCTCGGCAATTGCCTCGTCTCCGCAGCCGGCATCCAATTTCTCTCCTTGTAGGATGTCATAAATTGTGCCATATTTGTGCGTGACATGTGTGCCCAAATTTGCAGTTGTGTCAGTTGCatcctgttgttgctgttcactctgttgctgctgcggctgctgttgttgttgttgccgtacTCTTTCCTGCTCCTCTTGACGTTCCTTTTCgcgcttttgctgctgcttttgtatTATATCATAAATCACATCGtttgatttatgcattttgaCAGACGTCGCTGTGTCGCGTTCTAAAATCGAGCTAAGACTCTTTCGCTGCCATTTGTcgcagccgctgccgctggTTAGCGAATTGCTGCTGCCTTGCGACGATGTCGACGTTTTGCGATGCAGTATCTCATAGATGGTGCCATAGGTCATGTACTTGTCGTACTTCTGGTATGTCAGCTGATAGATATCATTCTTACGCTGGATGATGTCATAGATGGTGCCATACACGAGCTTATCGTAGATCTTAAAGTTACGCCTATAGTTGGCACTTGAACTcacgctgttgttgctgctgctgccagccaTTTTGGCATATGCCTGCAACTCCAAGTCTGGCTTGCTTACCACCGTTTCCAATTCCAGCTCAGTCTTTGGCTCTTTGGTCGAGTTGCGACGCGGCAAAAAGTAGGaggcaaaacttttgcgctGTCGCGAATTCTGACGTTTAAGTGgtgatgtggttgttgttattgctgttgtagctgttgtggCTGGAGTTACTGTTcctggagttgttgttgctgttagtgctgttgttgtgggtgtGTCCAGCGGACATTCCATGAGTGGACGCGGCTGCTCCACCACACCCCCATGAACGGCTCCATCAATCTCGCGCACCAAACGCTTGAACTCCTCGTATGATGTGCGTCGCTTGTGCGCTTTTTCCCGCTGCTCCTTGGCCGCCAACTGATGATCGAGTATCTGCGATAGAAAATCTGAATTCTTTCGCATTGCTTCTGTAGTGGTGTtggtggttgctgttgctgttgcggcgGCATTGGCAaagcttgttgttgctgttactgttgttagATCGTCGCCGGTATCCATTTCATCCGTTGTTGTCGCACCAGCAGCAAACTCGTTTGCGCAATCCggtttgatgttgttgctgctgttgctgttgctgctcgtgTTTGTGGTTTCTTGTTCTGATATTGAGGCGAGCGTTGTCATCACagtgttattgctgctgtttgcagttgttgttgcgtcATCAACCGCTGTCCCGATTGGCATTGCTGCCGTTGGTATTGTGGATATTGCTgcctcaacagcaacaacagcagctcctCCCACATTATGCTCCTGCAGCATACCGCAACGTCGTCGCGTCAAGCGCGACGCATCCGGCTGTGCGACATCGGCAAACATGGCCTTAAACTCTTCATAGGATTTGCGACGATTCCGCGACTGCGTCAAGCATTCCTTGTAGTTGCGCCTCGCAATCTTCTCTCCATTGCCACCGCCACTGGCcgcggctgcagcagcagccaacgcgtccaatttgttttgcatctCCATGAAACCCGAGTCCATGGAACTGATGGTGCAGGTGGAATCAAAGCTAGTCTTGCGACTCGAATTATTGCTGCCCGGTGAATTGGGTTTGGGCGGTGTTGGTGGCGGTGTTAcgagcaacgacaacagatTGGTATCCTCGCACAGTTGATCATTGGGAGCACACAGCAAATCCACATGATTGTTATTATCACAGATATTATCTCTGGCTGAATTGTTTGATTGGTGGTTTATGGCTAAGttggcattttgttgctgttgtggttgtgattgttgttgactgttgttgtcatcgtcatcgaaaCTGATCAAATCCTGCACTGTGGCAATTGTTGGCTCCTCGGGCACGGCAGCTAACATggcgttgttattgttaaccgtcgttgctgttgttggtgttgttatcGTCGTTTCAGTCTTTTCAACGTTCGCGTCACGCTTTTTGCTCACAATCGCATAGATCGGCAGCGATGTTGACAGTGCCGCTGTCACCGACAAACTGGCCGCCTCAACGTTAACGCTCGTCACTGTATTCGCAGTCGTCGTTCGCgtcattgctgctgttgttgttgtcgttgttgttgtttgggaACTGGCACTGGGATCGGGTATGGAACATGTCGCTGGGggcacgcccacgcccacagTGAGCGGTGATGTCGGTATAGTACACGCGCCGCTGAGCGGATTGTAACTGCTGCGATTATGAAAGATTTTCACACTGTGCATGGGTAatttgctactgctgttgtgatgattatgatgatggtgatgatgatgatgacgattgTTGGGCCGATTACGTGCAATGCCCATTGACACTGTGGCATGCTGCTTgtgtcgctgccgctgctgctgctgatggtggCGTCGCGCATATTTGCTGGCAATGCTGCTAACAGGATCGTCCAACATTGTGTTGGGTTCATTGAcctgttgctgtctctgttgttgttgctgctgctgtgactcgctgctgttgccgctgcaaTGCCTTAAAAAACGTTGCAATCGCCGGTTGGCACTGGCACAAGTGCCGTTATGTCCAGCACGCTGCTCATTCATGCACTTGGCACAGCACAGAAACTCATAAAGTATCTCACCAGCATCGTCGCCTTCGCCATCGCCCTCCTCCTCGTCGCCCGCATTCACCAAGTCAGCATCTTCATAGCCATCGGCGCCAGCCACCTCCACGTCGGCCAGCGAGCTGGGCGTTGAGCTTGGCGGTGTGAATGTCGAGTATTTGGGTTCCAGCAGGAATTCCAATtgtgctgccgccgctgcaaTCGCTGCCGGCGTGCACTGCTCattgctggttgctgttgcagtggttgctgctgtagttgttgctgccgttgctttgctgttgctcacCGGCATCAGTATATATGTGTTCTTGGGACTTTTGTCCACCACATGAATGTCATTGTTGCCAGCTGCTGCCCCAGCGACAGCAAGTGTTTCCTTGTTGTTGCCCGCATTGCCGCCAGCCAGTATCGAGCTCTCGATGCTCAGGCCACTGTCCAAGAGCATAAATGTGCCATCCGATGGCAGGATAAGACGTCCCTCGGCCGCAGCATTGACCAGTTCACGCAAGGCATTAACCTGCTTCTCGGTCACATTTCCCTGCAGCTGTATGCCATGCAGGGCAAAGGCTGTTGGCTTATTGTTCACCGAATTGGGATCGGTGCACCACACCACCGGCATGGTGGTCATCTTCTTCCTTTTGAATGTGATTATTACACAACTGAATAAATCTGAGTTTTATTCCTGTTTTTATTTCTCCTACTACGTTTTTCTTCGATTAATCGCCAATTGTCTCTCTGCGTGGAGAGACGATGAGCGAATGCGTCGAAAAAACTGTTttgaaagaaagcaaaaaagcatttcagtttaagtttttttttcttttctttaggTTTTATTCAAGTTTCGCGCTTCGCTTGAACTTTCGTAAGTACTTTTCTTTTGAACTGTTTCGTGTGTATGCTTTCTcacatttaataatagtttattgTCTACTACGAGTGCAACTAGTTTCCGCCTCTGAGGAATTGACGTCACGCCCCTGGACTTAAGCATATTCCAGTAATTTCGAAACTAACGTGAAAGTTAAATGCCATATTCAAATGAGAGTGGagaaagatatatatttagaatcaGGTTctaacaaaaaagagaaatagaaAAGAGATTTTAATAGTCTACACACTTAACTAAGCACTTGGCAGCTTAATTGTAAAGCGCAGCGGCTAATAAGCTGATTTATGGCTCATTTTCTGGCTCACAAAACTGTTCGCAGTTAATGCAATTCACACATGCCGAAATCGTTTTTCAAATCTGCTCcgcttttattttgaatgcttTTGCAATAAGTctgtgcaaattgtttttgtgattttcattttcaatttacaccCGCTACATATGGCGACAACCTTGATTTCTTCAATCCGACCAAAATAAAAGagatataaaagcaaaaacaattacaGGGAATTcaaatatacgagtatgtttcacagtttagtttttttccgccactttttttttgtataaattgaaaacaaaattcaaatgattGTGAGTCGTGTGCACGCCATTCAAAATGATGGCACTTTGTCcaattttgaatgttttatGGGATTTGCATGTGATGGAATTGGGAGTGCTATCAAATGAGTCGTTTTTTTATAGTGCGCGAgtaaaaaatgcaatattcatgcaaatagaatttcaaataaatcgAACGAACTCATACTCGGAATTTGTCAATTGTCAGttgcgtttttattttaacatttgaCATTGCAAACACTGATAATTGTAAGATAACataaatgtttgaaaaaaGTAAATCCCTATTCATTATTTGTTGGAATATTTCTTTGTTCATTAAGGGGAAATTTTGTTGtgcgaaattaaataaaatagctaaattCATTTCCGCTGATGGCAGCCAAATGTGTtctaacaaataaaaaattggaAGCTTAACGAGTTCGTCTCTGGGAGTTGTTCTGAAGTATTTGCGGTATTTCGAAGTATTTGCAGATTATAAAAGCGTGAAAAGACCTTGAGCATGATTTGGCAAATTGATTTCTAAGAAATGGCAActcaattaatttgatttcatcaCAAAATTGAGAGATTCATATTGCGGTAAACATATCGAATTGTAGACAATTTAACTAATGTTAGTTTCGGCAATTATTTAAGATAAAAGTGTATGAAAAATGGGAAGGGAGATAAGGTCCAAAAAAGCGGAGTTTAATGGTGCCAGTTGAAAGATGTCACAAAACACTCATGGCGAGTTTTGTCTGATGGCTGCTTGATTTTTTTGACAAACTTGAAGTATGCAATCAGCTGAGCAAACAAGTTTTATTATCGTTCTGAGTCTGCGTCAACGTCTGAGActccgagagagagagagattctTGGCTGAGATTTATGAGTGACGAATTATGGTTGGagtaaatattcataaaactGTTTGTTAATTTCTTGATTACGCTGCGGCTGTGGGCAGTTTGAGCTTGAAATTATTGGTAACAATTATGACAGAGTTGAATTCGGCCAATAACCAGATGGTTATGGTCAAGTgtagcaaaagcaacaataacaacaagcacTCTGAAGGTGGCTTCATTAGCTGACCATTGAACTTTTTATGCCATGTAAGTGCATAAGAGTGAGTACGCATTGggtgtatgagtgtgagtgtgtgagtatgtaAATAATTGTATGCGACTGACTTCAAGGCTGCATTGccgcaaatggaaatggaaacaaCTTGGACTTGGCAGCAGTCGCAGAGCAGTTCAAGTTTAcggtgactgactgactgactgactgaatgccTGACAACTTTTGCcgacaaagcaaacaaactgcGACTACGGCTGCGAGAAGTCATTGAGGGAGGGATTGGAATAGTCAACCACTTGAGACAAAATGATTTAGAGACTCACACTGGGAGCATTGCAATACATGCATTGAAGTGGACATCCTGGAGACAGAATGGAGACAAATGGCTTTTGACTTTACATCGATCTTATGCACAGTCAACACACAGAATCGGAGGCTGgtcataaaacaacaacagtccaTATATAAACACAACCGCATCGGCGATACAATATTgccagcatcagcatcagcaaatGTCAATGTCAGGCCATAAAGAAACCGAAAATAGCCAacgatataacaaaaaaataaaatacgagtaataataaaataaagaaaaaactgcaTCAAGGCAGCGTCACAGTTTTTGTcgctggtttttttttttttggtaataacTTGAGAATCATCTGGAATTCATTATCAGCCATTGATAAGCACAAAGTGAGTTATGACTCACTTGGCATTTCAAAAGATCGCTTAATCGAAAGGCCAACTTTAAAACAAGtcagaaaactacagtcgagtatggtTGACTGTCAGATACCCGCAACTTATTTggcgtaattttaaaattaatatactgcagaatactaaaaatatgtcgcgggctatatggtatattgatacagtactacatctaaaatataccataaataaatatgcctcatacaaaaaattatgtataagaaaaacaacacacaacgaaTCATTGCTACGCTGTGAAACTTTGAAATTACTCACGGGAAATTATGCATGAATAGTGtgttattttataattgtatcGTAAGAGTTCTACTTTATGCTAGATTACTCAATGTGCACGATAATTCATTCTGTCAAGCGCATTAGTCATGATTACAGATTATGATACATCTCGATTATAatcattaaaatgatttatttccCTTTTGATCCCTTTCAGATGTTATTCAATTTCGAGCCATTCTAAAAGCTGCAGTTCATTAGCATACTCGGCGATCGATGATTATCGATCGAAGATTCGTTAATACATAAGCATTCAAACATGAAAGTTGTCTCAGGCAAAAAGgtgaaaatacatatattattgctTTTCCAACACGTGCGAGATGGGCTAAGCTGAGATAGCTATGAATTCGGGTTTTAAAATTCGATTGCGTATCAGAGATTaacaaacatataaaaaagaagagtATTATTTAGAAGATCAATGATTGCATTAACTCCGTAATTCAGAGAATGAGAAAAGATTGATAATAAATGAACAGTATTATGCATATTATCAATAAAACTGAAAGCCATCGCAATAGTAGAGTATATAATGCATTAAACTTTTTATTGGCACGAGTTCGGcgaatttgaacttttttttattttggcttcTGTTTTGAAAAGATCAGAGAATGcgaacaaaaatcaataattagcGAAATTATGATAAAAGCATGTTCTCCTACGCAAGTGTATATAAATTACTCGATTGAGAagagtgtatttattttttttttataaatacagtcttagaaaacaaaacagctgtggttaaaacacaacagcaaatgcattatattattattattaagcacGCACAAAGCTCAAACCTGTTGAACCAGACCCCAGACGAAAGTCTCTGTGCCGCGGCGATAAGACAAAAGTGtgtgcattttattatatatttataatacacttgtgtgtatgtgcatatatgtgtctttatttatttattagctgGATTTTGTCAGAAGAACTAGTCAGTCAGGCATGGCAGTTGCTGTtcttgctcttttttttttttttgcatttatttttattgtgtgaGAACTCGTAGGAATGCACTTTGGTCTCTCAACAATGCCTCGACGCATACCGTTAGCACAGGGGCAAAGacaatgaaattaaaagtgaaaaaattgaatataacaataaattaatacacaaAAAGCACGATTCGGAAGGCTAACACACAGTGGCAGCTAATCATTGGCGCTGTGAGTATGCAAAATGCCCGTTAATAGatgtttaataaacaatttgtttctAGGTTTTCATGTTCATTTTCGTTGTGTTTCTATTGGAATGCCAAATGCTTTGGCATTAGAACCCACAAGGTTAGATCGGAAGGCCTTAAGGGTCGCCCTCTGAGAGCAGAGCATAGTGGTGGACTCTCTTCTCTTCCACAGAGAGAAGATAGTCTTTAAAAGTCTGtgagagactgagactgaccTATGCTAACCGAATCCGAAATTCGTTACAAAATCATTGAATCCACagcaagtgtatgtgtgtgtgggtgttggGGGCTTTGTAGCGCGTGCCAAGAAAACTGAACAAGACCAACATAATAACCACCATAATGAGCCAGGCCAAACGAGTGGAGAgcctattgttgttgtcgattgttgtagctgtgttgctgctgctgctgctcaaagGTAACAATTGCACTCAAAAGTACTACGACCCAATTTGAAccggtttgttttttttctttttttttttttggttttggtttttttcatttttcttctttggcTTTTTTGCTCATTGTCTTATGTGTGAGCCAAGTCAAAAGCAAACGATTtgccgtttgttgttgttgatgttggcaACTTTGTTGCCAAGCATTTGTTGCTAAGCAAATTATGAAACCAAGCAGCGCGAGCAACGAACTgcgaaaaaacacaaaaaaaacaaaaaacataaatcgtTGCCACTTGCCGAggtaagcagcagcagcagctcctgACACGCCCAATTCAAATCAATATCAATCAACTGATTTTCAGACATTTGAACTAAAACTTTAAGTTATTGGTTCGAACACTCGGAATTGTTGTATACTTTCTCTGCAcacaaaactaaactgaacTTTGTGCCAACTCCACCACAACTCCGTCCATTTATGTGCAAATTAAGACTAAgctaaaagttgaaaaataaaatactattaaaacAGAGCGCGCGTTGGCAAAAACTGTTCACAAAACATAGGCAAAAAACGCAGAAATGAGCTTGAGCTTTGATTTGGGTCATTGCACAATGGTAACGAGAGCGTCGACTAAATTTAGTAGCGCCAAATAACTTCAACCGCGCGAGACGAGTTCACCAGCCCCACCAACACAGATCTGTTGCTGTTACACccgaaaaaatataaataaattaacagaaaagttaaaaaaaaaaaacaaaaaaaattattcacAGCAGACACTGACGCGCATTTTGGGCAGACTCGGATGTAATTATTGCAAATGGCTTGGAAACCATTTCAGCTAgcttcaacaaaaaaaaaaagatgaaaaaatcaaggaaagcaaaaaataaaaaccgaaAGCTACACAAAACTGATGCCAAAAGTATATGGAATAAAAGTGAAGCTCCTTCGACAACCAGTTTGAGTGGTGTTCAAGCATGAAATACCCccaaaaaaaactacaaaatatatttatgcagaagatgaggaaaaaaaaaaatatatatatatatatatgtattggcgTTGAATTCCAAGAAGTAAACGTCATTGTGGGAAATTTCCACGacgaataaaacaaatgaagcATTACCATTATCACcgtcaaaaacaaaaaaagtctTCTTTGTAAAACTCCGAAACCTTGTTCCTAAGCTTTAGTTATAAATGCCAAAAGACTATAATGCTTGAAGACTTTAACCTAGAATGTATTTACGACTCGCATTTTGCTTAGTCAGAGCAAATTGTTATGTCACAAAAAAGAACTTCTTGAAAAGTGGatattatgttatataaatgaattgtGCTCGTATCTTTATGTAGGAAACAAgcacttttgttttgcacaCATAATATACGGTCTGAAAAACTCatatgcattaaatttaacacTGTTCACAGATAAAACTGTTGCAAAATGTCAACAGCCAAGCTGCAAAACAATTGAACTGCTTTTCCccgcttttgttttgttttgttttcagtcATTCGACTTGAaagcaaattttcatttgttttcaagtaaaatatatgatgtgtgtgtgtgtatctgtatctttatcGGTTTTGCCGCTGACGCGTGTATGAGTCATAGACAGGAAATTTACGGTTCAAAGAGAAGAGACAACAACTGcgacagccacagcaacaagagcTCTGCCACACGCCGAGGTAGCtaagaaaaaaacagcaataaaaaaaagactgTAAGAGGAGTATGTGCGAATAAGTAACAAAATCTGTATCTGAACTTGAGCTTCAACCACGAATAGAACATACACTTTTCAAGCCAAATTTtcattgaataaaaaacaagcaaacacaatAATTTGAAGACTGCGAAAACATTGTTGTAGCTTCATTGAAAGTTAATATAGAAAATGACTGGCGGCGATCGTCTTATGCCACAGTTGAGCTGGCGATAAGCGAAAACGCGCTTAAATGACGACCAAGAATTATGACAACAACATGTGGAACCCGCTGCgaattaaatatagtattatatgtGAGTAGatgaatacatttatattgCACACATTGTACAATATGTgcaaaataatgcaatttgttCAAGTCACGTAAGTTCAAATTGATATGGTGCAGGTTgcagcacagcaaaaaaaaaaaaaaaaataaaaagaaataaactaaactTTAAGTTAACAAACCAATTcgcaaaaattcaaagttaAGCGCAAATAACGAAAACTGACTGAGACCATGTGTCAAGTGGCCACTGCCAACAACTGGCTGCCAACTGTTGCCAGTTGGTAACTGGTAACTGGCcattaactaaatatttatatcaccAGCTTTACTAtttcgttatttatttattttttttttcgttttgcggACAGGCACACTCACACTTCACCTTCCCATCTTACGAGACAGAGAtggcagcaaagcaaagcaaagcgacaCGGAGTGTGAAATGTGGGTAGAAATTCGCATTTTAGCACATAGCAAACGATAAGAAGAGTTCTGTTTCGGTTTTGGTTCACTTCTCGAGGATGTTAATGAgccacacactcgcatacattTGTTAACAAAATGTTATATAAAAGACACAACAAATTAAAGGGCAatggcaatttcaatttaattcttaaCAGGCGCTCTCAACGGTAAATGTGCGCAGTGCCAGCTTTTTTCTTACGAAATTCCCATTCATTGATATTCTAATGGCAgtcagatatatgtatatatatagatgttGTGGGTGAATACTACACTATAGAGCTAAgccatatacaaatacaatacaaaaagcaCATCACGAAACAGCAAAGAAAATAGAAAGTTCTGCGCCAGCGCGCAACTTGACAAAAACGGCAAAACagacagaaacaacaacaacaacagcagcagcaacaagacaaacaacaatagctataaatataaacatgttgttgtgttgcacatttgctgtagttgttgtagttgttactgTTTGCTGGCCAAATTCGTTTTTGGTACCTTTTCTCGTATGTTGCAGCAACATGTAGCTAAAGCTAGTATTCAATGTTGCTGATACGCTGCTTGATGCCGCTCCATATTACAATGTAAGTGCacattatacatatgtatgcatgaatatacacacaaaacacataGACACACGAAACACGAAACACAAACGAGGCACTTTACAACGCTGTGCAGCAGAAATGTTGAACAAAGAAAACAGTCGCTGCTAAAAGTATGCCAGCATGCCGCGCACGCGTGCAACAAGtttatctaaatatatatatcgatgtttggatatatatagattagtatttgtatatctatttgttgtcgctttatattttgttggctTTCGGTTGTTTGCTCCCGCGcgagtttttatttcattttttttctttatttcgtatcataaattttttattatattgcacTGGCGCATTCGATAGATATTTGATTTCCTATATACGTTAAactatattgaatttatatatcgACATGCAATTGgcattaataaaaatcacgttatatttgttgttgctttgaatattttttgtattttcccaatgcgtttttatttttttttttgctttttgccacCTTCCGTTTGACGTCCGTTTTGTGCACCGCTTCGCAGACAACTGATAcgtttatgaaatttttatagAAAGGTTTTAAACCGCGCGACACACGAAGCGGCGA
This is a stretch of genomic DNA from Drosophila albomicans strain 15112-1751.03 chromosome 3, ASM965048v2, whole genome shotgun sequence. It encodes these proteins:
- the LOC117568256 gene encoding uncharacterized protein LOC117568256 isoform X1, translated to MTTMPVVWCTDPNSVNNKPTAFALHGIQLQGNVTEKQVNALRELVNAAAEGRLILPSDGTFMLLDSGLSIESSILAGGNAGNNKETLAVAGAAAGNNDIHVVDKSPKNTYILMPVSNSKATAATTTAATTATATSNEQCTPAAIAAAAAQLEFLLEPKYSTFTPPSSTPSSLADVEVAGADGYEDADLVNAGDEEEGDGEGDDAGEILYEFLCCAKCMNEQRAGHNGTCASANRRLQRFLRHCSGNSSESQQQQQQQRQQQVNEPNTMLDDPVSSIASKYARRHHQQQQRQRHKQHATVSMGIARNRPNNRHHHHHHHHNHHNSSSKLPMHSVKIFHNRSSYNPLSGACTIPTSPLTVGVGVPPATCSIPDPSASSQTTTTTTTTAAMTRTTTANTVTSVNVEAASLSVTAALSTSLPIYAIVSKKRDANVEKTETTITTPTTATTVNNNNAMLAAVPEEPTIATVQDLISFDDDDNNSQQQSQPQQQQNANLAINHQSNNSARDNICDNNNHVDLLCAPNDQLCEDTNLLSLLVTPPPTPPKPNSPGSNNSSRKTSFDSTCTISSMDSGFMEMQNKLDALAAAAAAASGGGNGEKIARRNYKECLTQSRNRRKSYEEFKAMFADVAQPDASRLTRRRCGMLQEHNVGGAAVVAVEAAISTIPTAAMPIGTAVDDATTTANSSNNTVMTTLASISEQETTNTSSNSNSSNNIKPDCANEFAAGATTTDEMDTGDDLTTVTATTSFANAAATATATTNTTTEAMRKNSDFLSQILDHQLAAKEQREKAHKRRTSYEEFKRLVREIDGAVHGGVVEQPRPLMECPLDTPTTTALTATTTPGTVTPATTATTAITTTTSPLKRQNSRQRKSFASYFLPRRNSTKEPKTELELETVVSKPDLELQAYAKMAGSSSNNSVSSSANYRRNFKIYDKLVYGTIYDIIQRKNDIYQLTYQKYDKYMTYGTIYEILHRKTSTSSQGSSNSLTSGSGCDKWQRKSLSSILERDTATSVKMHKSNDVIYDIIQKQQQKREKERQEEQERVRQQQQQQPQQQQSEQQQQDATDTTANLGTHVTHKYGTIYDILQGEKLDAGCGDEAIAESKPVAVAATTTRFVVSHVDEQQQLTDNNNMLHAIPAVTPATTVAAVEQPQQASKCSKMRRLSNILSYSKSSNNHATQESTTANNEQQQQQQQQHQTKRSQAKRRVGVSNLLLPLDSEELYTRIIAQQRREGSTSSNSSSDADCQKGLMKSNSLDAISMSVAISPPATPSPPRPRRSLKQHKCLQQQQQQQQMRQLPPLMKKHSLDNCPVPKQPLRRWSNQTILKCTCQAPEPESLLIHCTCPTAATTATATTTALSVIEKCRSLPAACSHTCVNLIAAVAGCRCDATAATPIVKSNSKNPATNTKSTTTNTTTSPTTTTKTTTTTSKKGKSRRLSEFTRGEFLNEKSWYFRKIKRIEAEKKLLLPENEHGAFLIRDSESRHNDYSLSVRDGDTVKHYRIRQLDEGGFFIARRTTFRTLQELVEHYSKDSDGLCVNLCKPCVQIEKPVTEGLSHRTRDQWEIDRTSLKFVRKLGSGQFGDVWEGLWNNTTPVAIKTLKSGTMDPKDFLAEAQIMKKLRHTKLIQLYAVCTVEEPIYIITELMKHGSLLEYLQAIAGKGRSIKMQTLIDMAAQIAAGMAYLESQNYIHRDLAARNVLVGDGNIVKIADFGLARLIKEDEYEARVGARFPIKWTAPEAANYSKFSIKSDVWSFGILLTELVTYGRIPYPGMTNAEVLTQVEHGYRMPMPPNCEQRLYEIMLECWHKDPMRRPTFETLQWKLEDFYTSDQSDYKEAQAY